From the Streptomyces sp. NBC_00390 genome, the window CAGTGGCTGGGGGTGGACTGCCTCTGGCTGCCGCCGTTCTTCAAGTCCCCCCTGCGGGACGGTGGTTACGATGTCGCCGACTACACCTCGGTACTGCCCGAGTTCGGCGACCTCGCCGACTTCGTGGAGTTCGTGGACGCCGCGCACCAGCGCGGGATGCGCGTCATCATCGACTTCGTCATGAACCACACCAGCGACCAGCACCCGTGGTTCCAGCAGTCCCGCAGCGATCCGGAGGGACCGTACGGCGACTACTACGTCTGGGCGGACCACGACAAGCAGTACCAGGACGCGCGGATCATCTTCGTCGACACCGAGACGTCCAACTGGACCTTCGACCCGGTGCGCAAGCAGTACTACTGGCACCGGTTCTTCTCCCACCAGCCGGACCTCAACTACGAGAACCCCGCGGTGCAGGAAGAGATCATCTCGGCACTGCGGTTCTGGCTGGACCTCGGCATCGACGGTTTCCGGCTGGATGCCGTGCCCTACCTGTACCAGCAGGAAGGCACCAACTGCGAGAATCTCCCGGCCACACACTCGTTCCTCAAGAGGGTGCGCAAGGAGATCGACGCGCAGTACCCGGACACGGTGCTGCTCGCCGAGGCCAATCAGTGGCCGGAAGACGTCGTCGACTACTTCGGCGACTACGCGGCCGGCGGCGACGAATGCCATATGGCCTTCCATTTCCCGGTGATGCCGCGGATCTTCATGGCGGTGCGCCGCGAGTCCCGCTACCCGGTCTCGGAAATCCTGGCCAAGACCCCGGCCATCCCCAAGAGCTGCCAGTGGGGCATCTTCCTGCGCAACCACGACGAGCTCACGCTCGAGATGGTGACGGACGAAGAGCGCGACTACATGTACGCGGAGTACGCCAAGGACCCGCGGATGCGGGCCAACATCGGTATCCGGCGCCGCCTCGCCCCGCTGCTCGACAACGACCGGAACCAGATCGAGCTGTTCACGGCGCTGCTGCTGTCGCTGCCCGGCTCCCCGATCCTCTACTACGGGGACGAGATCGGGATGGGCGACAACATCTGGCTGGGCGACCGGGACGCGGTGCGCACGCCGATGCAGTGGACACCGGACCGCAACGCGGGCTTCTCGTCGTGCGATCCGGGCCGGCTGTATCTGCCGACCATCATGGACCCGGTCTACGGCTACCAGGTCACCAATGTGGAGGCGTCGATGGCCTCACCGTCGTCGCTGCTGCACTGGACCCGGCGGATGATCGAGATCCGCAAGCAGAATCCCGCCTTCGGTCTCGGCTCGTACACCGAACTGGCGTCCTCCAACCCTGCGGTGCTCGCCTTCCTTCGCGAGGCACCCTCGAAGGAGGAGGGCGGGGACGATCTCGTGCTCTGCGTACACAACTTCTCGCGTTTCGCCCAGCCCACCGAGCTCGATCTGCGTGCCTTCAACGGCCGTCATCCCGTGGAACTGATCGGTGGTGTGCGCTTCCCGGCCATCGGCCAGTGGCCCTACCTGCTGACTCTCGCCGGTCACGGTTTCTACTGGTTCCGGCTGCGAAAGGACTCCATTCCCGCTTGACGCGTCCTCGAGGGGCTCTACTCCGATGCGGGGCGGTTTCCCCCGCCCCGCAACGGGCACTCTCCCCCTCATCCCCGCGCGCCGCCGGACAGCCACAGCTGTAATCCGGGACACTTTGCGCATTCGTGGTGTACCCGGGGAAAGGACGCGATTCCATGTCGGAGGCTGCATCCACCCGGACTTCCGTCGCACTGCTCCCCTCACTCGCCCCTCTGCTGCACCAATGGCTGCCCAGACAGCGCTGGTTCGCCGGCAAGGGGTCGCACGTCGCCGGCTTCTCGCTCGTCTCGGCGACCGAACTGCTGCCGCTCCAGGGCCCCGGCCCGGGACTGCTGCATCTGCTCGTGCGGGTCCGGCAGCCGGACCTCGCCACACCCCAGGCGGCAGCCGACTGCTACCAACTGCTCATCGGTGTACGCCAAACCCTGCCGCCTGTGCTCGCCCCCTCCCTGATCGGGCATCTGGCGGAGGGTCCCCTCGCCGGACGGACCGTGTACGAGGGGCTGCACGATCCCCGGCTCTCCGCCGTGCTCCTTGAGCGGCTGCGCGCACCGGGCACTCTCGGCCCGCTGCGCTTCGACCGGTTCGACCGCGCGCCCGCGATTCCACGGGGTCTGCTGCCCCGCCCGCTGGACGCCGAGCAGTCCAACTCCTCGCTGGTCTACGGCGATACGTTCATCCTCAAGCTCTTCCGCCGTATCCATCCCGGCCCGAACCCCGATCTGGAACTCCCGCTCGCCCTGGCGCGCGCCGGGTGCGACCGGGCTCCCGTTCCCGTCGCCTGGTACGAGTCGCACACGCCGGAACCTTTCACCCTCGGTGTGCTCCAGCCGTACCTGCGCGACTCTCGCGACGCCTGGATGCTCGCCCTGGAAGCACTGGCCGGCGGGCGCGCCTTCGACAAGGAGGCGCATGCCCTGGGGCGCGTCACCGCCGAGGTGCACACCGCGCTCGCGCACGCGCTGCCGACGGTGAGGCTGCGCGGTGCGCAGACCGAGCAGCTGGCGGCCGCGATGACGCAGCGACTCGACGCGGCGGCCAAGGCGGTCCCGGCCCTGGTGCCGTACGTGCCCCGGCTGCGGGCGGCCTTCGACGCGGTCGCCGTGCTCGGGCGGCACGGGCGCGCCTGGACTGCACAGCGGGTGCACGGCGATCTGCATCTCGGGCAGGCACTGCACTGTTCGACCGACGGTGCCTGGTCGGTCATCGACTTCGAGGGCGAGCCCGCGCGGCCGCTCACCGAGCGCCGCCGGCCACAGCCCGCCGTCCGTGATGTCGCCGGCATGCTCCGCTCGTTCGACTACGCGGCACGCACCCACCGCCCCTGGAACCCGACGTGGGCCGAGGTGTGCCGTGACGCGTACTGCGAGGGCTACGCCGCGGCCTGCGGGACCGATCCGCGCGACGAGCCCGAACTGCTGCGCGCGTACGAGACGGACAAGGCCGTGTACGAGGTCGTCTACGAGGCCCGGCACCGGCCCGACTGGCTGCCCGTCCCGATGGCCGCGATCTGCCGCCTCGCCGCGGCCCCCTGATGTCACCGCCCCCACCCCGCCGTCGCCCGAGGAGGCCGAACCCGTGACCCGCCGTCCCCCGCCCCCCAGCCCTTCCGACCCCGATCTGCCGCAGCAGACGCCCGAGCCCCCGGCCGCCGCCGAGGCGAAGCGCTCCGGGAACACGACCGGCCGGCCGCAGCCGGAGGGGAACGCCGCCGCGGGCCCGAGCCCTGCGGAGCCTGCCTCGGCCGGGGCGAACACCTTGGAGCCGGCAGCCCGCACGCCACGCTCCACCCGCGCGCCCGCCGCCGGGGCGGGCGCGGGCCCTGTGCGCCCGAACGGGGCAGGCACCGGGGCAAGGACCGGCGCAGCGGGAGCGGGCCCGGAAAGTGCCTCCGCAGGGACTGCGCCTGACATGGCGAGCGCCGCCCGGTCACACGGCGCCGCGTCCGTCGCCACCGGGTCCGGCGGCTCCGGCGCAGGGGGAACCCGGTCCGGCACCACCGGGTCCGGTGACTCCGGGTCCGAGCCCGCCGGGTCAGGGGACGCAGCAGGGACGGCGCAGACCGGGCCGGCGGCCGCGCCCCGTCCGCGTGCGGCGAGCGGCGGCCGTGGTGTGCGGGCGGCGAAGCCGCTCACCGACTGGGACCGGCAGCGGCTGCTGTCCGGCGCCCATCACGATCCGCACGCGCTGCTCGGGGCGCACTCGGTGCGGGGCGGTGTCCAGATTCGCGTACTGCGCCCGTTCGCGCGGACGGTGACGGTGCTCGGGAAGGGGCTGCGGACCGAGCTGCACTCGGAGGGCGACGGTCTCTTCGCCGGGGTGCTGCCGATGCGCACCACCCCGGAGTACCGGCTGCTGGTCACCTACGACGAAAACGAGAGCGGCTTCGAGGTCCATGACCCGTACCGCTTCCTGCCCGCGCTCGGCGAGCTCGATCTCCATCTGATCGGCGAAGGACGGCACGAGGAGCTGTGGAAGGCGCTGGGCGCGCATCCGATGACCCACCAGGGCGTCACCGGGACGCGGTTCACCGTCTGGGCTCCCAATGCACAGGGTGTACGGGTCGCCGGGGACTTCAACTACTGGGACAGCACGGGTTGTCCGATGCGCTCGCTCGGGGCGACGGGTGTGTGGGAGGTGTTCCTGCCGGGCGTCGGCGAGGGGGCCCTCTACAAGTTCGACATCACCCGCCCGGACGGCTCGCACACGCTACGGGCCGACCCCATGGCCCGGCGTACCGAAGTGCCGCCCGCCAACGCCTCGATCGTCACCGAGTCGCACCATGTGTGGCGGGACGAACAGTGGATGGCGCACCGGGCCGACCGGCCGGTCCACGAGTCCCCGCTCTCGGTGTACGAAGTGCATCTGGCCTCCTGGCGTCCGGGACTGACCTACCGCCAGCTGGCCACCCAGCTGCCCGCGTATGTGAAGGAGCTCGGCTTCACACATGTGGAGTTCATGCCGCCGGCCGAACATCCCTTCGGCGGTTCCTGGGGCTATCAGGTCACCGGCTTCTACGCCCCGACCGCCCGGATGGGCACGCCCGACGACTTCCGGCACCTCGTTGACTGCCTGCACCGGGCGGGCATCGGCGTGCTGGTGGACTGGGTGCCCGCGCACTTCCCGAGGGACGACTGGGCGCTGGCGGAGTTCGACGGCCGTCCGCTGTACGAGCACACGGACCCGGCGCGCGCGGCGCACCCCGACTGGGGAACCCTCGAGTTCGACTACGGCCGCAAGGAGGTGCGCAACTTCCTGGTGGCGAACGCGGCTTACTGGTGCGAGGAGTTCCACATCGACGGCCTGCGCGTGGACGCCGTCGCCTCGATGCTCTACCTCGACTACTCCCGCGAGGACGGCGAGTGGAGCCCGAACGAGCACGGTGGCCGGGAGAACCTGGACGCCGTGGGGTTCCTGCAGGAGATGAACGCCACGGTCTACCGCCGCTGCCCCGGCGTCGTGACGATCGCCGAGGAGTCCACGGCCTGGGACGGGGTGACCCGGGCGACCCACCATGTGGGGCCGGGCGGCTTCGGGGGACTCGGCTTCGGCCTGAAATGGAACATGGGCTGGATGCACGACTCCCTGCAGTACGTCTCGAAGGAGCCGGTGCACCGCAAGTACCACCACAACGAGATGACGTTCTCGATGGTGTACGCGTACAGCGAGAACTACGTGCTGCCCATCTCGCACGACGAGGTGGTGCACGGCAAGCGCTCGCTCGTCAGCAAGATGCCGGGCGACTGGTGGCAGCAGCGCGCCAACCACCGCGCGTATCTCGGCTTCATGTGGGCCCACCCGGGCAAGCAACTGCTCTTCATGGGACAGGAGTTCGCGCAGGGGGCGGAGTGGTCCGAGGGCCATGGGCCCGACTGGTGGCTGCTCGACCCGTCGTACGCGGCGGAGGCCGACCACCGCGGCGTACGCGATCTGGTCCGGGAGCTGAACCGGGTGTACGGGGACACGCCGGCACTGTGGCAGCGGGACACCGAGCCGGAGGGTTTCGACTGGGTGGACGGCCATGCCGCCGAGGACAACGTCTTCGCCTTCCTGCGTTTCGACAGGTCGGGCAGCCCGTTGCTCGCGGTGAGCAACTTCTCGCCGGTGGTCCGTCATGAGTTCCGCCTCGGTGTCCCGAACCCGGCAGGCGCCTGGACGGAGGTGCTGAACACGGACGAGGCGCGCTACGGCGGCAGCGACGTGCTCAACCCGGACCCTCTGAAGCCTGAGCAGGTGCCCTGGCACGGCCGCACCTCCTCGGTCCAGCTGACGCTGCCGCCGCTGGCGACGATCTGGCTGCGGCCGGCGTGACGGCGCGGAGGGCCGGATGACGGGCGGGGGCCGACGGGCGCGTTCCGCGCCATGACCGGCCCTCGTCACCGCCCCCGCGGCGTCCCGCACTCGGGTGCCACGGCTGATCAGCCCTTCTGGGTGAGCGCCTCGGGCAGGTCCTCCACGTGCACCAGGCCGAGATGCTGCGTGGCGCGGGTCAGCGCCACATACAGGTCGCTCTCACCGAAGAGCGCCGGCTCGACGACGATGACCGAGTCGAACTCGAGGCCCTTGGCCTGCCTCGGATCGAGCAGGACGACGGTCCGGGTCAGATCGACCGGGCCGCCGCCGAGTGAGGCCAGTTCGCCGTGGAGTTCGCGCGGGGCGATGACCGCGAGCCTGCCCTCATCGGGCGTCTCCCGCGCGACCGCGGCCAGGACGGTGCGCCCCAGATCCTCTTTCGTGGCCCGCTCGGTCCACGGCACCACACCCGTCGAGCGCACCGAGCGCGGCGGACGGAAATCGGGGCAGGACTTGCGGCGCATACGGGCGGCCAGGTCCATGATCTCGGCGGGCGTACGATAGTTGACCCCGAGCCGGGTGTGCTGCCAGCGGTCTCCGACGTACGGCTCGAGAATCCGCTTCCAGGAGCCGAGGCCCGCGATGTCCCCGGTCTGGGCCGGATCGCCGACCAGGGTCATCGAGCGGGTGGGGCAGCGGCGCATCAGCAGGCGCCACGCCATTGCGGACAGCTCCTGCGCCTCGTCGACGATGATGTGCCCGAAGGCCCAGGTGCGGTCCGCGGCGGCGCGCTCGGCCGCGGTGCGGTGGTCGGCCTCCTCGTGACGTTCGGCGAACCGTTCGGCATCGATGATGTCGTGCGCGGCGAGCACCTCGGACTCTTCGTCGTGCTTGTCCTCGAACTCGTAGGTGCGGGAGGCGTACGAGACGTCCAGCACGCCCTGGGCGTAGGCGATCTGTCGCGCCCGCTCGGCCTCGGCGGCGGCGCGGGCCGCGGAGTCGTCCTCGCCGAGGAGTTCGGCGGCCTCGTCGAGGAGTGCCACATCGGCCGGCGTCCACGGCCCGTCGGCGCGCCGGATCAACTCCGCTTCGTCCGCGCCGAGATGGGTGGGCCGGGCCAGATAGTCCGCGAGGAACTCCTGCGGGGTGAGCGGGGGCCACAGTGTGGCGATGGCGGAATGCACCTCGGCGCTGGCGGCGATGCCCTTGCCGAGCAGGGCGATGTCGTCGGGGCCGAGGAAGTTGGGGCCGCCGTACGGATCGGCGCCGATGCGGTCGGCGAGCTGGGCGGTGAGCTCGTCGATGATCCGGAACACGAAGTGCGGGCGGGCGAGATTGTGCGGCAGCTGGGTCTCCCGCGCCTTGTGCCGCGCCTCGACAGCCATGTCCCAGTCGATGACGAGCTCACCGTCGTCGTGCCTGATGACAAGTGGGGCGCCCTTCTCGGGCACCTGCTGCCGGTCGCGTACGGCCTCGGCCAGGACGTGGGCCATCTCGGCCCGGCCCTTGACGGCGGCGGCCGCGGGCGTGTCGCTGCCGGTGGCGTGCACGCCGGGGAACAGCTCACCGACGGTCGCCAGGAGCACGCCGGTCTCGCCGAGGGAGGGCAGCACCTCGCCGATGTACCCCAGGAAGGCCGGGTTGGGCCCGACGATGAGCACCGCCCGCTTGGCGAGCTGCTCCCGGTGCGCGTAGAGCAGATAGGCCGCCCGGTGCAGCGCGACCGCGGTCTTCCCGGTCCCCGGTCCGCCCTCGACGACGAGCACGCCGCGCTGGGGAGCTCGGATGATGTGATCCTGCTCGGCCTGGATGGTCGACACGATGTCGGCCATCCGCCCGGTGCGCGCGCTGTTGAGCGCGGCGAGCAGCACCTCGTCGGCATCGTGCGACTCGTAGCCGGTGCGGGTGGTGTCGGCGAGATCCATGATCTCGTCGTGCAGCGCCGTGACGGTGCGCCCTTCGGTGGTGATGTGGCGTCTGCGGCGCAGACCCATGGGCTCGTACCCGGTCGCAAGATAAAACGGGCGCGCGACGGGTGCCCGCCAGTCGATGAGCAGAGGGGTGCGGTCGGCATCGTCACGACGGATTCCGGTACGCCCGATGTGATAAGTCACGCCGTCACGCCGGTCGATACGCCCGAAACACAGCCCGGCGTCCGCGGCATCGAGCGCGCCGAGTGACGCGGAGTGCTCGGCCACCTCGATATCGCGTTCGACGCGGGCCTGCAAACTGGTGCTGACCTGCGCCATCGTGGCGCGCACGGCAGCTTCGGCCTCCCCCCTGAGCTGGTCGAGCCGCTCATGGGCGAGAGAGACGAATTGTTGTTCCCGCCGCATTTCCTCGGTTGACAATTCAGCTCCTGACGCGCTAGGGTGCCTTTATTGAACTTCGCCGTGTGCCCTATTTCACGGGAGCACGGAACTATCCAATATATGCAGAGAAATACCCCGGCCGTCAAATTCGGTCCGGGGTATTTCTGGCTCCGGGATCTTGTATGCGTGGGGCTGTGGGGCGGAGCTGTTGACCATCGCCCTGGATGCCTGGGGGCCGGCGCCCTCCTGACGGCGCCAGGGCCGGCTGTCAGTGGCAGCCCGTAGCGTTCTCCGCAGTGGAACGGGCGGGAAACGGCCGCCTGTTCCGGCCTGGGGAGGGGTCTGTCATGGCACGCACCACGACGTATCTGGAGCTGTCGCAGGACGGCGGCGGAGCGCACAAGTTCTACGAGGTGACCGTGGAGGGGACGGTCGTCTCGGTGCGCTACGGCCGGATCGGCGCGGGCGGTCAGCTGCAGACCTCGTCCTTCCCCACGGCCGAGAAGGCGAAGGCCGCAGCGGCCAGGAAGATAGGCGAGAAGGTACGCAAGGGGTATGCGCCCGCCGTCCAGGGACAACGGGCGGCACGTCCGGTGACGCGCCGTCAGGTGACCTCCGCACCGTCCACCGCGCGCTCCACGGCCCCGGTGCTGTGGCGGTTCCGCACCGGCTCGGCCGCCTTCGGCATCCATATCGACGAGGACCGCTGCTGGGTGGGCAACCAGGCAGGGGATGTCTACACGCTCAGTCACGGCGGAGAGGTACTGGCCCGCTACTCGCTGCCGGACGGCGTCAAGTGCCTGGTGGCGGACGACTTCTGGATCTACGCCGGCTGCGACGACGGCAAGGTGTACGACCTGTCCTCCAAGCTTCCGTTCGCGGCCTATGACATCGCGGCGGACGTCGACATCTTCTGGCTCGACATCCGCGAGGGCGTACTGAACGTCTCCGACGCGGACGGCGGTCTGACGGTCATCGACCACGAGGACGAGCACCAGTGGGCACGCAGGTCGAGCGGCAACCAGGCCTGGATGGTGCGGGCGGACGAGCAGCGGGTGTACCACGGCCACAGCAAGGGCGTCACGGCGTACGCGCCCGACGGCGGCCGGCAGTTGTGGCACGCGCCGACCGGGGGAGGTGTGCTGTTCGGCTGGCAGGAGGCCGACTCCGTGTACGCGGGCACGGTGCGCCACGACGTGCACCGCATCTCCAAGAGGACGGGGGCCGTCGAGGCGACGTACCGGTGTGACACCGCGGTGTACTCCTGCGCCACCTCGCCTGACGGGCGCCATGTCTTCGCCGGCGACTCGTCGTCCTCCGTGTACTGCTTCGCGGCGGACGGCACCCGTCTGTGGAAGCTCGGCACGGGCGGCGGCTCGGCACTGTCCATGCAGTACCGGGACGAGAAGCTCTACATGGTCACGACGGACGGATCCCTGGTGTGCGTGGACGCGAGTGAGACCGCGGTCGCGGCCGCGCAGCAAGGCACGGTGCCCCTGGCCAGGGACGTCAAGTCGGCGGCGGCGCTGCCGACCTACAGTCCCGCCGCGTCGCCGGCCGCGGTGGCGACCATATCGGCGCCGCCCGCCGGTGGAGTGGTGGTGGAGTGCGTCCAGACCGGCGGCCGGATGCGCGTGCATGTGGTGTCCGACGGTTTCGAACCGTCGTGGAACGTCCAGTTCCCCCGTGGCATACGCGAAGTGGGCGCCCGGTACGTCGTCGACGCGCTGCACCCCGCCCAGGCCGGGTTCTACCGGGTGCGCGGGGAGATCCGTCGCCTGGTCTGAGACCGGCCGGCGGCGGTGCGGCGGGCGGGCGCGTTCAGCGCGCGCCGTCGACCTCGTCGCCCGCCACCAGAACGGCCGTCCCGGACGGCCGTTCTGGTGAGGCGTGAGGGTCAGCTTGATGTGCTGGGTCGTCCGGGACGAGCCCACGGCGTCGGCGCCCAGTTCGACGACCCAGAAACGGATCTTGGCCCCCGCCGTGGTGTCCTGCTGCACCGCGACGGACAGTTCGAGTTCGACCGGACCGAGCCCGAAGCGCACCTCGCCGTCGGGAGAGGCGTGCACGGCTTCGGCGAGCCGCACCCTGAGCCGGCCGATCAGCTCGGAAAGTTCTACGGCCGTACCCGGTGCCTCCTGGTGGTGAGCAAGGGCCCGCGGTCAGCCACCATGCGCGGGGTTCCGCCTCACCGCGCAGGCCGGTCCTGGAGGGCGTCGTCCAGCTCCTGCACCAGCCGGCGCTTGGGGCGGGCGCCCACCATCGACGTCACCGGTTCGCCGCCGCGGAACAGCATCAGCGTCGGCGTCGACAGCACCGCGTACCGCGCCGTGATCTCCGGGTTGGTGTCGACGTCGAGCTGGACCACCTTCAGGCGGTCCGCCTCCTCCGCGGCCATCGCGCTCAGCACCGGAGCGAGCTGGCGGCACGGTCCGCACCAGTCGGCCGTGAATTTCACGAGCACCGGGCGGCCCGCGCCCAGCACCTCGGCATCGAAGTCCGCATCCGTCACCGTGGCGACACCCGCTGTCCGAGTCATCCGTCAGTCTCCGAATTCACATTGAGGGTCCGGGCCGCCGGGCAGCTGCGCCTCGGCCCGCAGGAGTTGTGCTCCGACCTGGGCGCGCACCGACTGGAGCTGTTCGATGAGCACGTCCAGCTCGGCGAGCTTCGCGCGGTACACGGCGAGCGAGGCCGGGCAGGCGTCACCGGCCGGATGGCCCGCGCGCAGGCACTCCACGAAGGGCCTGGTCTCCTCCAGGTCGAACCCGAAGTCCTGCAGGGTCCGGATCTGCTGAACCAGACGCAGATCGTCCTCGCCGTACGTGCGGTAGCCGTTGCCCGCGCGCAGCGCGGGCAACAGTCCGCGTGACTCGTAGTAGCGCAGCGTGCGGGTCGTGGTGCCCGCCCGCTGTGCCAGCTCACCGATTCGCATGCACCCGACGGTATTCCTTGACGCCGACGTCAAGGCAACGGACCGTCCGCGGGCTCAGCCCGGGCGGCCGCGGCAGCGGCTTCCACTCCGGCGAAGAGCCGGCACGACCGGCGTCGCCGTACGGCCGGGCACCGACACCTGCTCCAGCACCTCTTCGGGGTGGACCGTGCCGGTCACCGTGACCTTGAGGATCCAGCAGCCTTCGGGACCAACTGCATACCGCATTCAGGAAGTTGACGCTGTGAGGCCATTGACGACGCCCTCGCCTCCATCTACAAAACGTTCTGAGAGCGCTCTCACACCGCCCCGCACTTCTCCCCTCGGCACCACCTTTCCGGAGGTGTTCCTTGAGCACGAGCCGCAGCAGACACACTCCCCCGCGCACCCGCCCCCTGTTCGCCGTCGTGATCGCGATGGCCGTCGCACTGGCCGGTTTCATCGCCGTCACCGGGGCCGGACCCGCGCGCGGCGACGTACCGCCGGCACCCGGCTGGAACCTGCAGTGGAGCGACGATTTCACCGGCCCGAACCGCACCCTGCCCTCGTCCGCCCACTGGCAGATCGACACCGGCCACGCCTACCCCGGCGGCCCCGGCAACTGGGGCACGGGTGAGATCCAGAACTACACCGCGAGCCCCGACAACCTCAGCCTCGACGGCAGCGGCAATCTGCGCATCACCCCGCTGAGGGACGGCGCGGGCAACTGGACCTCGTCCCGTATCGAGACCCGCCGCGCCGACTTCAAGGCGCCGGCCGGCGGAACGCTGCGCATCGAGGGCCGGATCCAGATGCCCAATGTGACCGGGCAGGCCGCGCTCGGCTACTGGCCCGCCTTCTGGGCGCTGGGTTCCCCGTACCGCGGCAACTACTGGAACTGGCCGTCCATCGGCGAGTTCGACATCATGGAGAACGTCAACGGCATCAACTCCGTGTGGGGCGTGCTGCACTGCGGGGTCAACCCCGGCGGTCCCTGCAACGAGACCAGTGGGATCGCGAACAGCCGGGCCTGCCCCGGAGCCAGTTGCCAGTCGGCCTTCCACACATACCGCTTCGAGTGGGACCGTTCCGTCTCACCGAACGAGCTGCGCTGGTACGTGGACGGACAGCTGTTCCACAGCGTCAGCCAGAGCCGCTTCGACGCCGGCACCTGGGCCGGCATGACCGAGCACGCCGGCTACTTCATCCTCCTCAATGTCGCGATCGGCGGCGCGTTCCCGGACGCTCTCGCGGGCAAGACCCCGACCCCGGCGACCGTGCCGGGCCACTCGATGCTCGTCGACTACGTGGCCGTCTGGACGCGGGGCGGCGGTACCACTCCGCCGCCAGGACCGACCGACCCGCCGCCGTCCGGCTCCTCCCAGCTGTATCTGCGCTCGGGCGGCGGCGCGGGCGATGCGACGGCGTCCGCGGCCACGGCCACGCTCGCCTCGGCGGGCGGCGCCAACCACGACGGCACCCCGCACAACCCGCAGGTCTTCACCTCGGGCCCCATCACCCGTACCTACAACGGGGGCGCCACGCAGTTCGACCTGTTCGTCGACGCCGGATCCACGGTGGCCAACG encodes:
- the treS gene encoding maltose alpha-D-glucosyltransferase, which gives rise to MIVNEPVHDTFEDTPARDRDPDWFKRAVFYEVLVRSFQDSNGDGVGDLKGITAKLDYLQWLGVDCLWLPPFFKSPLRDGGYDVADYTSVLPEFGDLADFVEFVDAAHQRGMRVIIDFVMNHTSDQHPWFQQSRSDPEGPYGDYYVWADHDKQYQDARIIFVDTETSNWTFDPVRKQYYWHRFFSHQPDLNYENPAVQEEIISALRFWLDLGIDGFRLDAVPYLYQQEGTNCENLPATHSFLKRVRKEIDAQYPDTVLLAEANQWPEDVVDYFGDYAAGGDECHMAFHFPVMPRIFMAVRRESRYPVSEILAKTPAIPKSCQWGIFLRNHDELTLEMVTDEERDYMYAEYAKDPRMRANIGIRRRLAPLLDNDRNQIELFTALLLSLPGSPILYYGDEIGMGDNIWLGDRDAVRTPMQWTPDRNAGFSSCDPGRLYLPTIMDPVYGYQVTNVEASMASPSSLLHWTRRMIEIRKQNPAFGLGSYTELASSNPAVLAFLREAPSKEEGGDDLVLCVHNFSRFAQPTELDLRAFNGRHPVELIGGVRFPAIGQWPYLLTLAGHGFYWFRLRKDSIPA
- a CDS encoding maltokinase N-terminal cap-like domain-containing protein; translated protein: MSEAASTRTSVALLPSLAPLLHQWLPRQRWFAGKGSHVAGFSLVSATELLPLQGPGPGLLHLLVRVRQPDLATPQAAADCYQLLIGVRQTLPPVLAPSLIGHLAEGPLAGRTVYEGLHDPRLSAVLLERLRAPGTLGPLRFDRFDRAPAIPRGLLPRPLDAEQSNSSLVYGDTFILKLFRRIHPGPNPDLELPLALARAGCDRAPVPVAWYESHTPEPFTLGVLQPYLRDSRDAWMLALEALAGGRAFDKEAHALGRVTAEVHTALAHALPTVRLRGAQTEQLAAAMTQRLDAAAKAVPALVPYVPRLRAAFDAVAVLGRHGRAWTAQRVHGDLHLGQALHCSTDGAWSVIDFEGEPARPLTERRRPQPAVRDVAGMLRSFDYAARTHRPWNPTWAEVCRDAYCEGYAAACGTDPRDEPELLRAYETDKAVYEVVYEARHRPDWLPVPMAAICRLAAAP
- the glgB gene encoding 1,4-alpha-glucan branching enzyme; this encodes MASAARSHGAASVATGSGGSGAGGTRSGTTGSGDSGSEPAGSGDAAGTAQTGPAAAPRPRAASGGRGVRAAKPLTDWDRQRLLSGAHHDPHALLGAHSVRGGVQIRVLRPFARTVTVLGKGLRTELHSEGDGLFAGVLPMRTTPEYRLLVTYDENESGFEVHDPYRFLPALGELDLHLIGEGRHEELWKALGAHPMTHQGVTGTRFTVWAPNAQGVRVAGDFNYWDSTGCPMRSLGATGVWEVFLPGVGEGALYKFDITRPDGSHTLRADPMARRTEVPPANASIVTESHHVWRDEQWMAHRADRPVHESPLSVYEVHLASWRPGLTYRQLATQLPAYVKELGFTHVEFMPPAEHPFGGSWGYQVTGFYAPTARMGTPDDFRHLVDCLHRAGIGVLVDWVPAHFPRDDWALAEFDGRPLYEHTDPARAAHPDWGTLEFDYGRKEVRNFLVANAAYWCEEFHIDGLRVDAVASMLYLDYSREDGEWSPNEHGGRENLDAVGFLQEMNATVYRRCPGVVTIAEESTAWDGVTRATHHVGPGGFGGLGFGLKWNMGWMHDSLQYVSKEPVHRKYHHNEMTFSMVYAYSENYVLPISHDEVVHGKRSLVSKMPGDWWQQRANHRAYLGFMWAHPGKQLLFMGQEFAQGAEWSEGHGPDWWLLDPSYAAEADHRGVRDLVRELNRVYGDTPALWQRDTEPEGFDWVDGHAAEDNVFAFLRFDRSGSPLLAVSNFSPVVRHEFRLGVPNPAGAWTEVLNTDEARYGGSDVLNPDPLKPEQVPWHGRTSSVQLTLPPLATIWLRPA
- a CDS encoding HelD family protein, which codes for MRREQQFVSLAHERLDQLRGEAEAAVRATMAQVSTSLQARVERDIEVAEHSASLGALDAADAGLCFGRIDRRDGVTYHIGRTGIRRDDADRTPLLIDWRAPVARPFYLATGYEPMGLRRRRHITTEGRTVTALHDEIMDLADTTRTGYESHDADEVLLAALNSARTGRMADIVSTIQAEQDHIIRAPQRGVLVVEGGPGTGKTAVALHRAAYLLYAHREQLAKRAVLIVGPNPAFLGYIGEVLPSLGETGVLLATVGELFPGVHATGSDTPAAAAVKGRAEMAHVLAEAVRDRQQVPEKGAPLVIRHDDGELVIDWDMAVEARHKARETQLPHNLARPHFVFRIIDELTAQLADRIGADPYGGPNFLGPDDIALLGKGIAASAEVHSAIATLWPPLTPQEFLADYLARPTHLGADEAELIRRADGPWTPADVALLDEAAELLGEDDSAARAAAEAERARQIAYAQGVLDVSYASRTYEFEDKHDEESEVLAAHDIIDAERFAERHEEADHRTAAERAAADRTWAFGHIIVDEAQELSAMAWRLLMRRCPTRSMTLVGDPAQTGDIAGLGSWKRILEPYVGDRWQHTRLGVNYRTPAEIMDLAARMRRKSCPDFRPPRSVRSTGVVPWTERATKEDLGRTVLAAVARETPDEGRLAVIAPRELHGELASLGGGPVDLTRTVVLLDPRQAKGLEFDSVIVVEPALFGESDLYVALTRATQHLGLVHVEDLPEALTQKG
- a CDS encoding WGR domain-containing protein, whose translation is MARTTTYLELSQDGGGAHKFYEVTVEGTVVSVRYGRIGAGGQLQTSSFPTAEKAKAAAARKIGEKVRKGYAPAVQGQRAARPVTRRQVTSAPSTARSTAPVLWRFRTGSAAFGIHIDEDRCWVGNQAGDVYTLSHGGEVLARYSLPDGVKCLVADDFWIYAGCDDGKVYDLSSKLPFAAYDIAADVDIFWLDIREGVLNVSDADGGLTVIDHEDEHQWARRSSGNQAWMVRADEQRVYHGHSKGVTAYAPDGGRQLWHAPTGGGVLFGWQEADSVYAGTVRHDVHRISKRTGAVEATYRCDTAVYSCATSPDGRHVFAGDSSSSVYCFAADGTRLWKLGTGGGSALSMQYRDEKLYMVTTDGSLVCVDASETAVAAAQQGTVPLARDVKSAAALPTYSPAASPAAVATISAPPAGGVVVECVQTGGRMRVHVVSDGFEPSWNVQFPRGIREVGARYVVDALHPAQAGFYRVRGEIRRLV